Proteins encoded by one window of Mustela erminea isolate mMusErm1 chromosome 5, mMusErm1.Pri, whole genome shotgun sequence:
- the DUOX2 gene encoding dual oxidase 2 isoform X1 — protein sequence MLCPRPEAVMFLGALLTASLDPAGGQDSFPLSWEVQRYDGWFNNLRHHERGAAGSRLQRLMPANYKDGVYQALGEPLLPNPRRLSDAAMRGAAGQPSRRNRTVLGVFFGYHVLSDLVSVETPGCPAEFLNIHIPPGDPVFDPDRRGDVVLPFQRSRWDPETGRSPSNPRDLSNEVTGWLDGSAIYGSSHSWSDALRSFSGGQLASGPDPAFPRDAQSPLLMWTAPDPATGQRGPRGLYAFGAERGNRDPFLQALGLLWFRYHNLCAQRLAREHPQWGDEELFQHARKRVIATYQNIALYEWLPSFLQKTPPGYTGYRSFLDPSISPEFLAASEQFFSTMVPPGVYIRNASCHFQMVLNEGFGHSPALRVCNSYWRRENASLNSAQAVDQLLLGMASQISELEDRIVVEDLRDYWPGPGKFSRTDYVASSIQRGRDMGLPSYTQALMALGLDTPQNWSHINPSVDPQVLEATAALYNQDLSRLELLPGGLLESHGDPGPLFSTIVLDQFVRLRDGDRYWFENTGNGLFSKEEIAEIRNTTLWDVLVAVTNVDPSALQPNVFIWQDGAPCPQPRQLTTQGLPHCVPLTILDYFEGSGPGFGITIVALCCLPLVSLLISGVVAHFRSRECKRLQKKGKESVKKETAKDGVPAMEWPGPREKSYPITIQLLPDRRLQVLDRRLSVLRTVQLRSPQQVNLILSGDHGRRTLLLKIPKEYDLVLLFNSDEERGTFVKHLRDFCAQWALGLDVAEMREKELFRRAVTKQQRGRILEIFFRHLFAQVLDIDQADAGTLPLDSSQKVREALTCELSRAEFAESLGLKPQDMFVESMFSLADKDGNGYLSFREFLDILVVFMKGSPEDKSRLMFTMYDLDANGFLSKDEFFTMMRSFIEISNNCLSKAQLTEVVESMFRESGFQDKEELTWEDFHFMLRDHDSELRRTQLCVRGGGVGDIFKPNISCRVSFITRTPGERSCSQKRELPPSEASELRGPGLKKRFGKNCRVAGSTPRLYTEALKEKMQRGLLAQKLRQYKRFVENYRRHIVCVAVFSAICAGLFAERAYYYAFASPPSGIAETTFVGIILSRGTAASISFMFSYILLTMCRNLITFLRETFLHRYVPFDAAVDFHRWIAMAAVVLAILHSAGHAVNVFIFSVSPLSLLACMFPNVFVNDGSQLPQKFYWWFFQTVPGMTGVLLLLVLAIMYVFASHHFRRRSFRGFWLTHHLYILLYVLIIIHGSFGLIQLPRFHIYFLVPALIYVGDKLVSLSRKKVEIGVVKAELLPSGVTHLQFQRPQGFEYKSGQWVRIACLALGTTEYHPFTLTSAPHEDTLSLHIRAAGPWTTRLREIYSPPTGDGCTKYPKLYLDGPFGEGHQEWHKFEVSVLVGGGIGVTPFASILKDLVFKSSLGSQMLCKKIYFIWVTRTQRQFEWLADIIREVEENDCQDLVSVHIYITQLAEKFDLRTTMLYICERHFQKVLNRSLFTGLRSITHFGRPPFEPFFKSLQEVHPQVPKIGVFSCGPPGMTKNVEKACQLINRQDQAHFVHHYENF from the exons ATGCTCTGCCCAAGGCCAGAGGCAGTAATGttcctgggagctctgctgaCTGCATCCCTGGATCCAGCGG GCGGCCAGGACTCATTCCCACTGTCCTGGGAAGTGCAGCGCTATGACGGCTGGTTCAACAACCTGAGGCATCACGAGCGCGGCGCTGCCG GCTCCCGACTCCAGCGCCTCATGCCAGCCAATTACAAGGACGGCGTTTACCAGGCTCTGGGGGAGCCGCTGCTGCCCAACCCGCGCCGACTCAGCGACGCCGCCATGCGCGGCGCAGCCGGGCAGCCATCCCGCCGCAACCGCACGGTGCTGGGGGTTTTCTTTG GCTACCACGTGCTCTCCGACCTGGTGAGCGTGGAGACCCCTGGCTGCCCAGCCGAGTTCCTCAACATCCACATCCCGCCCGGCGACCCGGTGTTCGACCCCGACCGGCGCGGGGACGTGGTCCTCCCCTTCCAGAGGAGCCGCTGGGACCCCGAGACCGGACGGAGCCCCAGTAATCCCCGCGACCTG AGCAACGAGGTGACAGGCTGGCTGGACGGCAGCGCCATCTATGGCTCCTCGCACTCCTGGAGCGACGCGCTGCGGAGCTTCTCCGGGGGGCAGCTGGCGTCGGGGCCCGACCCCGCCTTCCCCCGGGACGCGCAAAGCCCCCTGCTCATGTGGACTGCGCCCGACCCGGCCACCGGACAGCGCGGGCCCCGGGGGCTGTACG CCTTCGGGGCGGAGCGAGGGAACCGCGACCCCTTCCTGCAGGCGCTGGGCCTGCTGTGGTTCCGCTACCACAACCTGTGCGCGCAGCGGCTGGCCCGCGAGCACCCGCAGTGGGGGGACGAGGAGCTGTTCCAGCACGCGCGCAAGAGGGTCATCGCCACCTACCAG AACATAGCTCTGTATGAGTGGCTGCCCAGCTTCCTGCAGAAAACACCCCCAGGATATACAG GGTATCGTTCCTTCTTGGATCCCAGCATCTCCCCAGAGTTCCTGGCAGCATCTGAGCAGTTCTTCTCCACCATGGTGCCTCCTGGCGTCTACATAAG AAATGCCAGCTGTCATTTCCAGATGGTCCTGAATGAGGGTTTTGGCCACTCCCCAGCTCTCAGGGTCTGCAACAGCTACTGGCGTCGGGAG aatgccagCCTGAACAGTGCCCAAGCCGTGGATCAGCTGCTACTGGGAATGGCCTCCCAGATTTCAGAGCTGGAGGACAGGATAGTGGTTGAAGATCTGAGGG ACTACTGGCCTGGTCCTGGCAAGTTCTCCCGCACAGACTACGTGGCCAGCAGTATCCAACGTGGCCGAGATATGGGATTGCCCAGCTATACCCAAGCCCTGATGGCTTTGGGGTTGGATACCCCACAGAACTGGAGTCACATCAACCCCAGTGTAGACCCCCAG GTGCTGGAGGCCACAGCTGCCCTGTACAACCAGGACCTGTCCCGGCTGGAGCTGCTCCCTGGGGGGCTCCTGGAGAGCCATGGGGACCCTGGGCCCCTCTTCAGCACCATTGTCCTCGACCAGTTTGTGCGGCTGCGGGATGGCGACCGTTACTGGTTTGAGAACACCGGGAATGG gctgttctccaaagaggaaaTCGCAGAAATCAGAAACACCACCCTTTGGGATGTGCTGGTGGCTGTTACCAACGTGGACCCCAGTGCCCTGCAGCCCAACGTCTTTATCTGGCAGGACG GTGCCCCCTGCCCTCAGCCTCGGCAACTCACAACCCAAGGCCTGCCCCATTGTGTGCCCCTGACCATACTGGACTACTTCGAGGGCAGTGGTCCTGGGTTTGGCATTACCATTGTGGCTCTCTGCTGTCTTCCGCTAG TGAGTCTGCTTATCTCTGGTGTGGTGGCCCATTTCCGGAGCCGAGAGTGCAAGAGGCTAcagaagaaaggcaaagagagtGTGAAGAAAGAAACAGCCAAAGATGGTGTGCCAG CGATGGAGTGGCCGGGCCCCAGGGAGAAGAGCTATCCCATCACCATCCAGCTGCTCCCAGACAGGCGCCTGCAGGTCCTGGACAGGCGGCTCTCTGTGCTTCGCACGGTCCAGTTGCGGTCCCCGCAGCAGGTCAACCTCATCCTTTCCGGCGACCACGGACGTCGCACCCTACTGCTCAAGATCCCCAAGGAGTATGACTTG GTGCTGCTGTTTAACTCTGACGAGGAGCGGGGCACCTTCGTGAAGCACCTGCGGGACTTCTGTGCGCAGTGGGCTCTAGGCCTTGACGTGGctgagatgagagagaaagagttgttCAGGAGGGCTGTGACCAAGCAGCAGCGGGGCCGCATCCTGGAGATCTTCTTCAGACACCTGTTTGCCCAG GTGCTGGACATTGACCAGGCAGATGCAGGGACCCTGCCCCTGGACTCATCCCAGAAAGTACGGGAGGCCCTGACTTGCGAGCTGAGCAGAGCTGAGTTTGCCGAGTCCCTGGGCCTCAAGCCCCAGGACATGTTTGTGGAGTCCATGTTCTCCCTGGCCGACAAAGATGGCAATGGCTACCTGTCCTTCCGGGAGTTTCTGGACATCCTGGTGGTCTTCATGAAAG GCTCTCCAGAGGACAAGTCCCGCCTGATGTTCACCATGTATGACCTTGACGCAAATGGCTTCCTCTCCAAGGATGAGTTCTTCACCATGATGCG GTCCTTCATTGAGATCTCCAACAACTGCCTATCCAAGGCCCAGCTGACAGAGGTGGTGGAGTCCATGTTCCGGGAGTCTGGCTTCCAGGATAAGGAGGAGCTGACGTGGGAGGACTTCCATTTCATGCTGCGGGACCATGACAGCGAGCTCCGCCGCACGCAGCTCTGTGTCAGAGGTGGAG GCGTTGGTGACATCTTTAAACCAAACATCAGCTGTCGCGTCTCATTCATCACTCGGACTCCTGGGGAACG CTCCTGCTCCCAGAAACGGGAACTCCCTCCCTCAGAAGCCTCAGAGCTCAGAGGCCCTGGGCTGAAGAAGAGGTTTGGCAAAAA CTGCAGGGTGGCAGGGTCCACTCCCCGGCTGTACACGGAGGCGCTGAAGGAGAAGATGCAGAGGGGCCTCCTGGCCCAGAAGCTTCGGCAGTACAAGCGCTTCGTGGAAAACTATCGGCGGCACATCGTGTGTGTGGCGGTCTTCTCAGCCATCTGTGCGGGCCTGTTTGCAGAGCGCGCTTACT ATTACGCCTTTGCCTCGCCGCCCTCAGGCATTGCGGAGACCACCTTTGTGGGCATCATCCTTTCCCGGGGCACAGCCGCCAGCATCTCCTTCATGTTCTCTTACATCCTGCTCACCATGTGCCGCAACCTCATCACCTTCCTGCGAGAGACCTTCCTCCACCGCTATGTGCCCTTTGACGCCGCCGTGGACTTCCACCGCTGGATTGCCATGGCTGCTGTTGTCCTGGCCA TTTTGCACAGTGCTGGCCACGCGGTCAATGTCTTCATCTTCTCAGTCAGTCCCCTCAGCCTGCTGGCCTGCATGTTTCCCAACGTATTTGTGAACGATGG GTCCCAGCTTCCCCAAAAGTTCTACTGGTGGTTCTTCCAGACGGTCCCAG GTATGACGGGGGTGCTGCTGCTCCTGGTCCTGGCCATCATGTATGTCTTTGCCTCCCACCACTTCCGGCGCCGCAGCTTCCGGGGCTTCTGGCTGACCCACCACCTCTATATCCTGCTCTACGTGCTG ATCATTATCCATGGCAGCTTTGGCCTGATCCAGCTGCCCCGTTTCCATATCTACTTCCTGGTCCCGGCACTGATCTATGTGGGAGACAAGCTGGTGAGCCTGAGCAGGAAAAAGGTGGAGATCGGCGTCGTGAAGGCAGAGCTGCTGCCTTCAG GAGTAACCCACCTGCAGTTCCAGAGGCCCCAAGGCTTTGAGTACAAGTCAGGACAGTGGGTGCGGATTGCCTGTCTGGCTCTGGGGACCACTGAGTACCACCCCTTCACATTGACTTCTGCACCCCACGAGGACACGCTCAGCCTGCACATCCGGGCAGCAGGACCCTGGACCACTCGGCTCAGGGAGATCTACTCACCTCCAACAGGAGATGGCTGCACCAAATACCCAAAG CTGTACCTCGATGGGCCATTTGGAGAGGGCCACCAGGAATGGCATAAGTTTGAGGTGTCAGTACTGGTGGGAGGGGGCATTGGGGTCACCCCCTTTGCCTCCATCCTCAAAGACCTGGTCTTCAAGTCATCCTTGGGCAGTCAAATGCTCTGTAAAAAG ATCTACTTCATCTGGGTGACACGAACCCAGCGGCAGTTTGAGTGGCTGGCTGACATCATCCGGGAGGTGGAGGAGAATGACTGCCAGGACCTGGTGTCCGTGCACATCTACATCACCCAGCTGGCCGAGAAGTTTGACCTCAGGACCACCATGCTG TACATCTGTGAGCGACACTTCCAGAAGGTGCTGAACCGGAGTCTGTTCACGGGCCTGCGCTCCATCACCCACTTCGGCCGCCCCCCATTCGAGCCCTTCTTTAAGTCCCTGCAGGAGGTCCACCCTCAG GTACCAAAGATTGGAGTGTTCAGCTGTGGCCCTCCAGGAATGACCAAGAATGTAGAGAAGGCCTGTCAGCTCATCAACAGGCAGGACCAGGCCCATTTCGTGCACCACTATGAGAACTTCTGA
- the DUOX2 gene encoding dual oxidase 2 isoform X2, translating to MTSDAQRSGDNAPGDSPHLPAPAAVCVANYALLGPGDPGEEGLEGSRLQRLMPANYKDGVYQALGEPLLPNPRRLSDAAMRGAAGQPSRRNRTVLGVFFGYHVLSDLVSVETPGCPAEFLNIHIPPGDPVFDPDRRGDVVLPFQRSRWDPETGRSPSNPRDLSNEVTGWLDGSAIYGSSHSWSDALRSFSGGQLASGPDPAFPRDAQSPLLMWTAPDPATGQRGPRGLYAFGAERGNRDPFLQALGLLWFRYHNLCAQRLAREHPQWGDEELFQHARKRVIATYQNIALYEWLPSFLQKTPPGYTGYRSFLDPSISPEFLAASEQFFSTMVPPGVYIRNASCHFQMVLNEGFGHSPALRVCNSYWRRENASLNSAQAVDQLLLGMASQISELEDRIVVEDLRDYWPGPGKFSRTDYVASSIQRGRDMGLPSYTQALMALGLDTPQNWSHINPSVDPQVLEATAALYNQDLSRLELLPGGLLESHGDPGPLFSTIVLDQFVRLRDGDRYWFENTGNGLFSKEEIAEIRNTTLWDVLVAVTNVDPSALQPNVFIWQDGAPCPQPRQLTTQGLPHCVPLTILDYFEGSGPGFGITIVALCCLPLVSLLISGVVAHFRSRECKRLQKKGKESVKKETAKDGVPAMEWPGPREKSYPITIQLLPDRRLQVLDRRLSVLRTVQLRSPQQVNLILSGDHGRRTLLLKIPKEYDLVLLFNSDEERGTFVKHLRDFCAQWALGLDVAEMREKELFRRAVTKQQRGRILEIFFRHLFAQVLDIDQADAGTLPLDSSQKVREALTCELSRAEFAESLGLKPQDMFVESMFSLADKDGNGYLSFREFLDILVVFMKGSPEDKSRLMFTMYDLDANGFLSKDEFFTMMRSFIEISNNCLSKAQLTEVVESMFRESGFQDKEELTWEDFHFMLRDHDSELRRTQLCVRGGGVGDIFKPNISCRVSFITRTPGERSCSQKRELPPSEASELRGPGLKKRFGKNCRVAGSTPRLYTEALKEKMQRGLLAQKLRQYKRFVENYRRHIVCVAVFSAICAGLFAERAYYYAFASPPSGIAETTFVGIILSRGTAASISFMFSYILLTMCRNLITFLRETFLHRYVPFDAAVDFHRWIAMAAVVLAILHSAGHAVNVFIFSVSPLSLLACMFPNVFVNDGSQLPQKFYWWFFQTVPGMTGVLLLLVLAIMYVFASHHFRRRSFRGFWLTHHLYILLYVLIIIHGSFGLIQLPRFHIYFLVPALIYVGDKLVSLSRKKVEIGVVKAELLPSGVTHLQFQRPQGFEYKSGQWVRIACLALGTTEYHPFTLTSAPHEDTLSLHIRAAGPWTTRLREIYSPPTGDGCTKYPKLYLDGPFGEGHQEWHKFEVSVLVGGGIGVTPFASILKDLVFKSSLGSQMLCKKIYFIWVTRTQRQFEWLADIIREVEENDCQDLVSVHIYITQLAEKFDLRTTMLYICERHFQKVLNRSLFTGLRSITHFGRPPFEPFFKSLQEVHPQVPKIGVFSCGPPGMTKNVEKACQLINRQDQAHFVHHYENF from the exons ATGACTAGTGACGCGCAGAGAAGCGGAGACAACGCGCCGGGCGACTCCCCCCATCTCCCCGCCCCCGCGGCTGTCTGCGTAGCGAACTACGCACTCCTGGGGCCAGGAGACCCCGGCGAAGAGGGTCTTGAGG GCTCCCGACTCCAGCGCCTCATGCCAGCCAATTACAAGGACGGCGTTTACCAGGCTCTGGGGGAGCCGCTGCTGCCCAACCCGCGCCGACTCAGCGACGCCGCCATGCGCGGCGCAGCCGGGCAGCCATCCCGCCGCAACCGCACGGTGCTGGGGGTTTTCTTTG GCTACCACGTGCTCTCCGACCTGGTGAGCGTGGAGACCCCTGGCTGCCCAGCCGAGTTCCTCAACATCCACATCCCGCCCGGCGACCCGGTGTTCGACCCCGACCGGCGCGGGGACGTGGTCCTCCCCTTCCAGAGGAGCCGCTGGGACCCCGAGACCGGACGGAGCCCCAGTAATCCCCGCGACCTG AGCAACGAGGTGACAGGCTGGCTGGACGGCAGCGCCATCTATGGCTCCTCGCACTCCTGGAGCGACGCGCTGCGGAGCTTCTCCGGGGGGCAGCTGGCGTCGGGGCCCGACCCCGCCTTCCCCCGGGACGCGCAAAGCCCCCTGCTCATGTGGACTGCGCCCGACCCGGCCACCGGACAGCGCGGGCCCCGGGGGCTGTACG CCTTCGGGGCGGAGCGAGGGAACCGCGACCCCTTCCTGCAGGCGCTGGGCCTGCTGTGGTTCCGCTACCACAACCTGTGCGCGCAGCGGCTGGCCCGCGAGCACCCGCAGTGGGGGGACGAGGAGCTGTTCCAGCACGCGCGCAAGAGGGTCATCGCCACCTACCAG AACATAGCTCTGTATGAGTGGCTGCCCAGCTTCCTGCAGAAAACACCCCCAGGATATACAG GGTATCGTTCCTTCTTGGATCCCAGCATCTCCCCAGAGTTCCTGGCAGCATCTGAGCAGTTCTTCTCCACCATGGTGCCTCCTGGCGTCTACATAAG AAATGCCAGCTGTCATTTCCAGATGGTCCTGAATGAGGGTTTTGGCCACTCCCCAGCTCTCAGGGTCTGCAACAGCTACTGGCGTCGGGAG aatgccagCCTGAACAGTGCCCAAGCCGTGGATCAGCTGCTACTGGGAATGGCCTCCCAGATTTCAGAGCTGGAGGACAGGATAGTGGTTGAAGATCTGAGGG ACTACTGGCCTGGTCCTGGCAAGTTCTCCCGCACAGACTACGTGGCCAGCAGTATCCAACGTGGCCGAGATATGGGATTGCCCAGCTATACCCAAGCCCTGATGGCTTTGGGGTTGGATACCCCACAGAACTGGAGTCACATCAACCCCAGTGTAGACCCCCAG GTGCTGGAGGCCACAGCTGCCCTGTACAACCAGGACCTGTCCCGGCTGGAGCTGCTCCCTGGGGGGCTCCTGGAGAGCCATGGGGACCCTGGGCCCCTCTTCAGCACCATTGTCCTCGACCAGTTTGTGCGGCTGCGGGATGGCGACCGTTACTGGTTTGAGAACACCGGGAATGG gctgttctccaaagaggaaaTCGCAGAAATCAGAAACACCACCCTTTGGGATGTGCTGGTGGCTGTTACCAACGTGGACCCCAGTGCCCTGCAGCCCAACGTCTTTATCTGGCAGGACG GTGCCCCCTGCCCTCAGCCTCGGCAACTCACAACCCAAGGCCTGCCCCATTGTGTGCCCCTGACCATACTGGACTACTTCGAGGGCAGTGGTCCTGGGTTTGGCATTACCATTGTGGCTCTCTGCTGTCTTCCGCTAG TGAGTCTGCTTATCTCTGGTGTGGTGGCCCATTTCCGGAGCCGAGAGTGCAAGAGGCTAcagaagaaaggcaaagagagtGTGAAGAAAGAAACAGCCAAAGATGGTGTGCCAG CGATGGAGTGGCCGGGCCCCAGGGAGAAGAGCTATCCCATCACCATCCAGCTGCTCCCAGACAGGCGCCTGCAGGTCCTGGACAGGCGGCTCTCTGTGCTTCGCACGGTCCAGTTGCGGTCCCCGCAGCAGGTCAACCTCATCCTTTCCGGCGACCACGGACGTCGCACCCTACTGCTCAAGATCCCCAAGGAGTATGACTTG GTGCTGCTGTTTAACTCTGACGAGGAGCGGGGCACCTTCGTGAAGCACCTGCGGGACTTCTGTGCGCAGTGGGCTCTAGGCCTTGACGTGGctgagatgagagagaaagagttgttCAGGAGGGCTGTGACCAAGCAGCAGCGGGGCCGCATCCTGGAGATCTTCTTCAGACACCTGTTTGCCCAG GTGCTGGACATTGACCAGGCAGATGCAGGGACCCTGCCCCTGGACTCATCCCAGAAAGTACGGGAGGCCCTGACTTGCGAGCTGAGCAGAGCTGAGTTTGCCGAGTCCCTGGGCCTCAAGCCCCAGGACATGTTTGTGGAGTCCATGTTCTCCCTGGCCGACAAAGATGGCAATGGCTACCTGTCCTTCCGGGAGTTTCTGGACATCCTGGTGGTCTTCATGAAAG GCTCTCCAGAGGACAAGTCCCGCCTGATGTTCACCATGTATGACCTTGACGCAAATGGCTTCCTCTCCAAGGATGAGTTCTTCACCATGATGCG GTCCTTCATTGAGATCTCCAACAACTGCCTATCCAAGGCCCAGCTGACAGAGGTGGTGGAGTCCATGTTCCGGGAGTCTGGCTTCCAGGATAAGGAGGAGCTGACGTGGGAGGACTTCCATTTCATGCTGCGGGACCATGACAGCGAGCTCCGCCGCACGCAGCTCTGTGTCAGAGGTGGAG GCGTTGGTGACATCTTTAAACCAAACATCAGCTGTCGCGTCTCATTCATCACTCGGACTCCTGGGGAACG CTCCTGCTCCCAGAAACGGGAACTCCCTCCCTCAGAAGCCTCAGAGCTCAGAGGCCCTGGGCTGAAGAAGAGGTTTGGCAAAAA CTGCAGGGTGGCAGGGTCCACTCCCCGGCTGTACACGGAGGCGCTGAAGGAGAAGATGCAGAGGGGCCTCCTGGCCCAGAAGCTTCGGCAGTACAAGCGCTTCGTGGAAAACTATCGGCGGCACATCGTGTGTGTGGCGGTCTTCTCAGCCATCTGTGCGGGCCTGTTTGCAGAGCGCGCTTACT ATTACGCCTTTGCCTCGCCGCCCTCAGGCATTGCGGAGACCACCTTTGTGGGCATCATCCTTTCCCGGGGCACAGCCGCCAGCATCTCCTTCATGTTCTCTTACATCCTGCTCACCATGTGCCGCAACCTCATCACCTTCCTGCGAGAGACCTTCCTCCACCGCTATGTGCCCTTTGACGCCGCCGTGGACTTCCACCGCTGGATTGCCATGGCTGCTGTTGTCCTGGCCA TTTTGCACAGTGCTGGCCACGCGGTCAATGTCTTCATCTTCTCAGTCAGTCCCCTCAGCCTGCTGGCCTGCATGTTTCCCAACGTATTTGTGAACGATGG GTCCCAGCTTCCCCAAAAGTTCTACTGGTGGTTCTTCCAGACGGTCCCAG GTATGACGGGGGTGCTGCTGCTCCTGGTCCTGGCCATCATGTATGTCTTTGCCTCCCACCACTTCCGGCGCCGCAGCTTCCGGGGCTTCTGGCTGACCCACCACCTCTATATCCTGCTCTACGTGCTG ATCATTATCCATGGCAGCTTTGGCCTGATCCAGCTGCCCCGTTTCCATATCTACTTCCTGGTCCCGGCACTGATCTATGTGGGAGACAAGCTGGTGAGCCTGAGCAGGAAAAAGGTGGAGATCGGCGTCGTGAAGGCAGAGCTGCTGCCTTCAG GAGTAACCCACCTGCAGTTCCAGAGGCCCCAAGGCTTTGAGTACAAGTCAGGACAGTGGGTGCGGATTGCCTGTCTGGCTCTGGGGACCACTGAGTACCACCCCTTCACATTGACTTCTGCACCCCACGAGGACACGCTCAGCCTGCACATCCGGGCAGCAGGACCCTGGACCACTCGGCTCAGGGAGATCTACTCACCTCCAACAGGAGATGGCTGCACCAAATACCCAAAG CTGTACCTCGATGGGCCATTTGGAGAGGGCCACCAGGAATGGCATAAGTTTGAGGTGTCAGTACTGGTGGGAGGGGGCATTGGGGTCACCCCCTTTGCCTCCATCCTCAAAGACCTGGTCTTCAAGTCATCCTTGGGCAGTCAAATGCTCTGTAAAAAG ATCTACTTCATCTGGGTGACACGAACCCAGCGGCAGTTTGAGTGGCTGGCTGACATCATCCGGGAGGTGGAGGAGAATGACTGCCAGGACCTGGTGTCCGTGCACATCTACATCACCCAGCTGGCCGAGAAGTTTGACCTCAGGACCACCATGCTG TACATCTGTGAGCGACACTTCCAGAAGGTGCTGAACCGGAGTCTGTTCACGGGCCTGCGCTCCATCACCCACTTCGGCCGCCCCCCATTCGAGCCCTTCTTTAAGTCCCTGCAGGAGGTCCACCCTCAG GTACCAAAGATTGGAGTGTTCAGCTGTGGCCCTCCAGGAATGACCAAGAATGTAGAGAAGGCCTGTCAGCTCATCAACAGGCAGGACCAGGCCCATTTCGTGCACCACTATGAGAACTTCTGA